A single Carassius carassius chromosome 3, fCarCar2.1, whole genome shotgun sequence DNA region contains:
- the LOC132114936 gene encoding uncharacterized protein LOC132114936 isoform X1 codes for MCVSVCVCACACVFQYRICLFGDGQTSVVPISWIFDDNGTLKCLWTSSLSNIKNNSPPNPNWKVYDIVKIVGPSIGDYDQANQYISDYTTGVSAAEDSITYSMTDPAVVELPEKRKRKNKLCDESDINSETSSCEDDMNLKQSGNEVKESGLKSRNVPLPKPPIYHDTLQRSGKKDEDDPKPTSSDVSEFRDLQQHHMTYKEITVQTRIPDDVHLKKSRNAMKRAGLKTKNVQLAKTPRYHGDFLDDNNESPDDSYLNSSQPNPVFLDTLQGNVAMHEDDHPKSSASSGKEPKETKCKVTMEKLFDLNTKILQQIQMLEQRQAVIMNDFAKVKSVLMKRAEEDAHEELFKQQQCSSFETFEAFCQRLEEDKNYRELYVHYLIHTHGSSNIECVRSFHKQNEIEVKKLKVTTRTTPDAECIRQVEFFLSNANTRLKRKPNKGKS; via the exons atgtgtgtgtctgtgtgtgtgtgtgcgtgtgcgtgcgtctTTCAGTATCGAATTTGTTTATTCGGTGATGGACAGACATCTGTTGTACCAATCAGTTGGATTTTTGATGACAATGGAACATTGAAGTGTCTATGGACATCATCACTctcaaacattaaaaacaattctCCACCAAACCCTAACTGGAAGGTTTATGACATTGTGAAGATTGTTGGACCATCAATTG GAGACTATGATCAAGCAAATCAATACATCTCAGATTACACAACGGGGGTCTCAGCAGCAGAGGACTCAATTACTTATTCAATGACAGACCCTGCAGTTGTGGAATTACCTGAGaagagaaaaaggaaaaataagcTCTGTGATGAAAGTGACATCAATTCAGAGACATCTTCCTGTGAAG ATGATATGAACTTGAAGCAGTCAGGAAATGAAGTGAAGGAATCTGGTCTGAAGTCAAGAAATGTCCCACTGCCCAAACCTCCTATATACCATG ATACTCTTCAGAGAAGTGGGAAAAAAGATGAGGATGATCCCAAGCCCACAAGCTCTGATGTCTCAG AATTTCGTGATCTTCAACAACATCACATGACTTATAAAGAAATTACAGTGCAAACCAGGATACCAG ATGATGTGCATTTAAAGAAGTCAAGAAATGCAATGAAGCGAGCTGGTCTGAAGACAAAGAATGTTCAGCTGGCCAAAACTCCCAGATACCATG GTGACTTTCTGGATGATAACAATGAAAGCCCTGATGACAGTTATTTAAACTCAAGCCAGCCCAACCCAGTATTCTTAG ATACTCTTCAGGGAAATGTGGCAATGCATGAGGATGATCATCCCAAAAGCTCTGCTTCTTCAG GGAAGGAACCAAAGGAAACAAAATGCAAAGTCACCATGGAGAAATTGTTTG ATCTGAATACTAAGATACTCCAACAAATTCAAATGCTGGAACAGAGACAAGCTGTCATCATGAATGACTTTGCAAAAGTTAAGTCTGTTCTCATGAAGCGGGCAGAAGAAGATGCCCATGAGGAACTTTTTAAACAACAACAGTGCTCCAGCTTTGAAACGTTTGAAGCCTTCTGTCAGAGGCTTGAAGAAGACAAAAATTATCGAGAGCTTTAT GTACACTATCTCATCCATACTCACGGCAGCTCCAATATAG AATGTGTCAGGTCTTTtcacaaacaaaatgaaatagAGGTGAAGAAGCTAAAAGTAACCACCAGAACAACACCAGACGCGGAATGTATTCGCcaagtagaattttttttgtcCAACGCCAACACCAGGCTGAAAAGGAAACCAAATAAAGGAAAAAGCTGa
- the LOC132114936 gene encoding uncharacterized protein LOC132114936 isoform X3: MCVSVCVCACACVFQYRICLFGDGQTSVVPISWIFDDNGTLKCLWTSSLSNIKNNSPPNPNWKVYDIVKIVGPSIGDYDQANQYISDYTTGVSAAEDSITYSMTDPAVVELPEKRKRKNKLCDESDINSETSSCEDDMNLKQSGNEVKESGLKSRNVPLPKPPIYHDTLQRSGKKDEDDPKPTSSDVSEFRDLQQHHMTYKEITVQTRIPDDVHLKKSRNAMKRAGLKTKNVQLAKTPRYHGDFLDDNNESPDDSYLNSSQPNPVFLGKEPKETKCKVTMEKLFDLNTKILQQIQMLEQRQAVIMNDFAKVKSVLMKRAEEDAHEELFKQQQCSSFETFEAFCQRLEEDKNYRELYVHYLIHTHGSSNIECVRSFHKQNEIEVKKLKVTTRTTPDAECIRQVEFFLSNANTRLKRKPNKGKS; encoded by the exons atgtgtgtgtctgtgtgtgtgtgtgcgtgtgcgtgcgtctTTCAGTATCGAATTTGTTTATTCGGTGATGGACAGACATCTGTTGTACCAATCAGTTGGATTTTTGATGACAATGGAACATTGAAGTGTCTATGGACATCATCACTctcaaacattaaaaacaattctCCACCAAACCCTAACTGGAAGGTTTATGACATTGTGAAGATTGTTGGACCATCAATTG GAGACTATGATCAAGCAAATCAATACATCTCAGATTACACAACGGGGGTCTCAGCAGCAGAGGACTCAATTACTTATTCAATGACAGACCCTGCAGTTGTGGAATTACCTGAGaagagaaaaaggaaaaataagcTCTGTGATGAAAGTGACATCAATTCAGAGACATCTTCCTGTGAAG ATGATATGAACTTGAAGCAGTCAGGAAATGAAGTGAAGGAATCTGGTCTGAAGTCAAGAAATGTCCCACTGCCCAAACCTCCTATATACCATG ATACTCTTCAGAGAAGTGGGAAAAAAGATGAGGATGATCCCAAGCCCACAAGCTCTGATGTCTCAG AATTTCGTGATCTTCAACAACATCACATGACTTATAAAGAAATTACAGTGCAAACCAGGATACCAG ATGATGTGCATTTAAAGAAGTCAAGAAATGCAATGAAGCGAGCTGGTCTGAAGACAAAGAATGTTCAGCTGGCCAAAACTCCCAGATACCATG GTGACTTTCTGGATGATAACAATGAAAGCCCTGATGACAGTTATTTAAACTCAAGCCAGCCCAACCCAGTATTCTTAG GGAAGGAACCAAAGGAAACAAAATGCAAAGTCACCATGGAGAAATTGTTTG ATCTGAATACTAAGATACTCCAACAAATTCAAATGCTGGAACAGAGACAAGCTGTCATCATGAATGACTTTGCAAAAGTTAAGTCTGTTCTCATGAAGCGGGCAGAAGAAGATGCCCATGAGGAACTTTTTAAACAACAACAGTGCTCCAGCTTTGAAACGTTTGAAGCCTTCTGTCAGAGGCTTGAAGAAGACAAAAATTATCGAGAGCTTTAT GTACACTATCTCATCCATACTCACGGCAGCTCCAATATAG AATGTGTCAGGTCTTTtcacaaacaaaatgaaatagAGGTGAAGAAGCTAAAAGTAACCACCAGAACAACACCAGACGCGGAATGTATTCGCcaagtagaattttttttgtcCAACGCCAACACCAGGCTGAAAAGGAAACCAAATAAAGGAAAAAGCTGa
- the LOC132114936 gene encoding uncharacterized protein LOC132114936 isoform X2, protein MCVSVCVCACACVFQYRICLFGDGQTSVVPISWIFDDNGTLKCLWTSSLSNIKNNSPPNPNWKVYDIVKIVGPSIGDYDQANQYISDYTTGVSAAEDSITYSMTDPAVVELPEKRKRKNKLCDESDINSETSSCEDDMNLKQSGNEVKESGLKSRNVPLPKPPIYHDTLQRSGKKDEDDPKPTSSDVSEFRDLQQHHMTYKEITVQTRIPDDVHLKKSRNAMKRAGLKTKNVQLAKTPRYHGDFLDDNNESPDDSYLNSSQPNPVFLDTLQGNVAMHEDDHPKSSASSGKEPKETKCKVTMEKLFDLNTKILQQIQMLEQRQAVIMNDFAKVKSVLMKRAEEDAHEELFKQQQCSSFETFEAFCQRLEEDKNYRELYVHYLIHTHGSSNIGEMVRQALKSIASDNVPCLYNRTGKDGKKVLPPVLLTCLKVSV, encoded by the exons atgtgtgtgtctgtgtgtgtgtgtgcgtgtgcgtgcgtctTTCAGTATCGAATTTGTTTATTCGGTGATGGACAGACATCTGTTGTACCAATCAGTTGGATTTTTGATGACAATGGAACATTGAAGTGTCTATGGACATCATCACTctcaaacattaaaaacaattctCCACCAAACCCTAACTGGAAGGTTTATGACATTGTGAAGATTGTTGGACCATCAATTG GAGACTATGATCAAGCAAATCAATACATCTCAGATTACACAACGGGGGTCTCAGCAGCAGAGGACTCAATTACTTATTCAATGACAGACCCTGCAGTTGTGGAATTACCTGAGaagagaaaaaggaaaaataagcTCTGTGATGAAAGTGACATCAATTCAGAGACATCTTCCTGTGAAG ATGATATGAACTTGAAGCAGTCAGGAAATGAAGTGAAGGAATCTGGTCTGAAGTCAAGAAATGTCCCACTGCCCAAACCTCCTATATACCATG ATACTCTTCAGAGAAGTGGGAAAAAAGATGAGGATGATCCCAAGCCCACAAGCTCTGATGTCTCAG AATTTCGTGATCTTCAACAACATCACATGACTTATAAAGAAATTACAGTGCAAACCAGGATACCAG ATGATGTGCATTTAAAGAAGTCAAGAAATGCAATGAAGCGAGCTGGTCTGAAGACAAAGAATGTTCAGCTGGCCAAAACTCCCAGATACCATG GTGACTTTCTGGATGATAACAATGAAAGCCCTGATGACAGTTATTTAAACTCAAGCCAGCCCAACCCAGTATTCTTAG ATACTCTTCAGGGAAATGTGGCAATGCATGAGGATGATCATCCCAAAAGCTCTGCTTCTTCAG GGAAGGAACCAAAGGAAACAAAATGCAAAGTCACCATGGAGAAATTGTTTG ATCTGAATACTAAGATACTCCAACAAATTCAAATGCTGGAACAGAGACAAGCTGTCATCATGAATGACTTTGCAAAAGTTAAGTCTGTTCTCATGAAGCGGGCAGAAGAAGATGCCCATGAGGAACTTTTTAAACAACAACAGTGCTCCAGCTTTGAAACGTTTGAAGCCTTCTGTCAGAGGCTTGAAGAAGACAAAAATTATCGAGAGCTTTAT GTACACTATCTCATCCATACTCACGGCAGCTCCAATATAGGTGAGATGGTAAGACAGGCTTTAAAAAGCATAGCGTCAGACAATGTTCCCTGTCTGTATAACAGAACGGGGAAAGATGGGAAGAAGGTGTTGCCACCTGTGCTCCTGACATGTTTAAAAGTAAGTGTTTAA
- the LOC132114936 gene encoding uncharacterized protein LOC132114936 isoform X4, producing MTDPAVVELPEKRKRKNKLCDESDINSETSSCEDDMNLKQSGNEVKESGLKSRNVPLPKPPIYHDTLQRSGKKDEDDPKPTSSDVSEFRDLQQHHMTYKEITVQTRIPDDVHLKKSRNAMKRAGLKTKNVQLAKTPRYHGDFLDDNNESPDDSYLNSSQPNPVFLDTLQGNVAMHEDDHPKSSASSGKEPKETKCKVTMEKLFDLNTKILQQIQMLEQRQAVIMNDFAKVKSVLMKRAEEDAHEELFKQQQCSSFETFEAFCQRLEEDKNYRELYVHYLIHTHGSSNIECVRSFHKQNEIEVKKLKVTTRTTPDAECIRQVEFFLSNANTRLKRKPNKGKS from the exons ATGACAGACCCTGCAGTTGTGGAATTACCTGAGaagagaaaaaggaaaaataagcTCTGTGATGAAAGTGACATCAATTCAGAGACATCTTCCTGTGAAG ATGATATGAACTTGAAGCAGTCAGGAAATGAAGTGAAGGAATCTGGTCTGAAGTCAAGAAATGTCCCACTGCCCAAACCTCCTATATACCATG ATACTCTTCAGAGAAGTGGGAAAAAAGATGAGGATGATCCCAAGCCCACAAGCTCTGATGTCTCAG AATTTCGTGATCTTCAACAACATCACATGACTTATAAAGAAATTACAGTGCAAACCAGGATACCAG ATGATGTGCATTTAAAGAAGTCAAGAAATGCAATGAAGCGAGCTGGTCTGAAGACAAAGAATGTTCAGCTGGCCAAAACTCCCAGATACCATG GTGACTTTCTGGATGATAACAATGAAAGCCCTGATGACAGTTATTTAAACTCAAGCCAGCCCAACCCAGTATTCTTAG ATACTCTTCAGGGAAATGTGGCAATGCATGAGGATGATCATCCCAAAAGCTCTGCTTCTTCAG GGAAGGAACCAAAGGAAACAAAATGCAAAGTCACCATGGAGAAATTGTTTG ATCTGAATACTAAGATACTCCAACAAATTCAAATGCTGGAACAGAGACAAGCTGTCATCATGAATGACTTTGCAAAAGTTAAGTCTGTTCTCATGAAGCGGGCAGAAGAAGATGCCCATGAGGAACTTTTTAAACAACAACAGTGCTCCAGCTTTGAAACGTTTGAAGCCTTCTGTCAGAGGCTTGAAGAAGACAAAAATTATCGAGAGCTTTAT GTACACTATCTCATCCATACTCACGGCAGCTCCAATATAG AATGTGTCAGGTCTTTtcacaaacaaaatgaaatagAGGTGAAGAAGCTAAAAGTAACCACCAGAACAACACCAGACGCGGAATGTATTCGCcaagtagaattttttttgtcCAACGCCAACACCAGGCTGAAAAGGAAACCAAATAAAGGAAAAAGCTGa